The proteins below come from a single Geothermobacter hydrogeniphilus genomic window:
- a CDS encoding RnfABCDGE type electron transport complex subunit D, with the protein MANQLYLSSSPHFSSGESTDRLMRQVIYALLPAAAVSVYMFGLPALVTLLICTLASIGFEAVCQKLMGRPRTLGDGSAALTGILLALNLPASSPWWMSLIGAFVAIVIAKQIYGGLGYNPFNPALVARVVLLISFPVQMTRWTAPAPLSLSFDSVTSATPLGQAKEAVMLHGALPADLAAGFGDFFLGRMGGSLGEVSALALLLGGLYLIWKKVITWHTPVSYLATVVVFSGIFWLVDGTRYPDPLFHLLTGGLLLGAFFMATDMVTTPVTPRGMLVFGVGCGLLTVLIRLFGGYPEGVSFAILLMNAATPLIDRYTQPKKFGFVPEKA; encoded by the coding sequence GTGGCCAACCAGCTCTATCTGTCAAGCTCCCCGCACTTCAGTTCCGGTGAGAGCACCGACCGCCTCATGCGTCAGGTCATCTATGCCCTGTTGCCCGCTGCTGCGGTCTCGGTCTACATGTTCGGTCTGCCGGCCCTGGTGACTCTGCTGATTTGCACTCTGGCCAGTATCGGCTTCGAGGCCGTTTGTCAGAAACTGATGGGCCGCCCCCGGACTCTCGGCGACGGCAGCGCTGCTTTAACCGGCATTCTGCTGGCGCTCAACCTGCCGGCTTCAAGCCCCTGGTGGATGAGCCTGATCGGCGCCTTCGTGGCGATCGTCATCGCCAAGCAGATCTATGGGGGGTTGGGGTACAATCCCTTCAACCCCGCCCTGGTGGCACGGGTGGTGCTGCTGATCTCCTTCCCGGTGCAGATGACCCGCTGGACCGCGCCGGCGCCGCTTTCGCTCAGTTTCGACTCCGTGACCAGTGCCACGCCGCTGGGGCAGGCCAAGGAGGCGGTGATGCTGCACGGCGCCCTGCCGGCAGATCTGGCGGCAGGCTTCGGTGATTTCTTTCTCGGTCGGATGGGCGGCAGTCTCGGCGAGGTTTCCGCCCTGGCGTTGCTGCTCGGCGGTCTCTACCTGATCTGGAAGAAGGTCATCACCTGGCATACTCCGGTCAGTTACCTGGCCACGGTGGTTGTCTTTTCCGGCATTTTCTGGCTGGTAGACGGGACCCGCTATCCCGACCCCCTCTTTCATCTGCTGACCGGCGGTCTGCTGCTCGGTGCGTTTTTCATGGCGACCGACATGGTCACCACCCCGGTGACCCCGCGCGGGATGCTGGTTTTCGGCGTTGGTTGTGGTCTGCTGACGGTGCTGATCAGGCTTTTCGGCGGTTACCCCGAGGGGGTTTCCTTTGCCATTTTGCTGATGAACGCGGCCACGCCGCTGATCGATCGCTATACTCAGCCGAAGAAGTTCGGCTTTGTCCCTGAGAAGGCCTGA
- a CDS encoding RnfABCDGE type electron transport complex subunit G — protein sequence MNTTLRLAIVLTLITALAGLILSVVESVTRAPIAEQRRLETVRALKAVLPDLDNAPDADTVVLPVGTDKKGRPVERTFYRGRKGGRLTGIAFKVIAPEGYSGNIEIMVGVTPERLVSGIAILSHAETPGLGAKIIEPQFRDQFKGKGLDNADWRVKKDGGQFDQITGATISPRAVVKAVKQGLEFLRDHESQVVADREVKQ from the coding sequence ATGAATACGACCCTGCGTCTTGCCATTGTTCTGACCCTGATTACCGCTCTGGCCGGCTTGATCCTCTCCGTGGTCGAGTCGGTGACCCGGGCGCCGATTGCCGAGCAGCGCCGCCTCGAAACGGTTCGGGCTCTGAAGGCGGTCCTCCCTGATCTGGATAATGCTCCCGATGCCGATACGGTGGTTCTGCCGGTCGGTACCGACAAGAAGGGCAGGCCGGTCGAGCGTACCTTCTACCGTGGCCGCAAGGGGGGCAGGTTGACGGGTATCGCCTTCAAGGTCATCGCCCCCGAGGGCTATAGCGGCAATATCGAGATCATGGTCGGGGTGACACCGGAGAGGCTGGTAAGCGGCATCGCCATTCTCAGCCATGCGGAGACTCCGGGCCTGGGAGCGAAGATTATCGAACCGCAGTTCCGCGATCAGTTCAAGGGCAAGGGACTGGACAATGCCGATTGGCGGGTGAAGAAGGATGGCGGCCAGTTCGACCAGATCACCGGGGCGACTATCTCGCCGCGTGCGGTAGTCAAGGCGGTCAAACAGGGACTCGAATTCCTGCGTGATCATGAGTCGCAGGTCGTGGCCGACCGGGAGGTGAAACAATGA
- the rsxE gene encoding electron transport complex subunit RsxE, which yields MNLGKEFLKGLWQENPVFKLVLGMCPTLAVTTSAENGLGMGLATTFVLVCANITIALLRKLIPGGVRIPAFIVVIASFVTVVQMLMEAYAYDLFKALGIFIPLIVVNCLILGRAEAFASKNGIFASLIDGLGMGLGFALSLTVIGAVRELFGSGAVFGMPLLSLFPAYKPVILMILPPGAFITLGFLLAGINRLEARTGASGENKGGHCC from the coding sequence ATGAATCTCGGCAAGGAATTTCTCAAGGGGTTGTGGCAGGAAAATCCGGTTTTCAAACTGGTCCTCGGCATGTGCCCGACCCTGGCGGTGACCACCTCGGCCGAAAACGGGTTGGGGATGGGTCTGGCGACCACCTTCGTGCTGGTCTGTGCCAATATCACCATCGCCCTGTTGCGCAAATTGATTCCGGGCGGGGTGCGCATCCCGGCCTTCATCGTCGTTATCGCCTCCTTCGTCACCGTGGTGCAGATGCTGATGGAAGCTTATGCCTATGACCTGTTCAAGGCCCTCGGCATTTTCATTCCATTGATTGTCGTCAACTGCCTGATCCTCGGCCGCGCCGAGGCCTTTGCCTCGAAAAACGGTATCTTTGCCTCTCTGATCGACGGCTTGGGGATGGGGCTCGGCTTTGCCCTGAGTCTGACGGTGATCGGTGCGGTGCGGGAACTGTTCGGCTCCGGCGCGGTTTTCGGTATGCCGCTGTTGTCACTGTTTCCCGCCTACAAGCCGGTGATCCTGATGATCCTTCCGCCCGGCGCGTTTATTACCCTCGGTTTTCTGCTGGCCGGGATCAATCGGCTTGAGGCCCGCACGGGGGCGTCCGGTGAAAATAAAGGCGGCCATTGCTGTTGA
- a CDS encoding diguanylate cyclase: MPGNRRPPLTASSGVAAITLKDSGENLVERADRGLYRSKKDGRNRVTSLDPISDESVNPALEPPPDNLSQTAADLEK; the protein is encoded by the coding sequence GTGCCCGGAAACCGGCGCCCCCCCCTGACCGCCAGTTCCGGTGTCGCGGCGATTACCCTCAAGGACAGCGGTGAAAACCTTGTTGAAAGGGCCGACCGCGGACTCTACAGATCAAAAAAAGACGGCCGCAACCGGGTTACCTCTCTCGATCCGATCAGCGACGAGTCGGTCAATCCTGCTCTCGAACCTCCCCCGGACAACCTGTCCCAAACGGCAGCGGACCTGGAGAAATAA